The Rhodococcus sp. X156 genome window below encodes:
- a CDS encoding bifunctional o-acetylhomoserine/o-acetylserine sulfhydrylase, translated as MSDPTTSDPAASWSFETKQIHAGQAPDPTTGAVALPIYQTTAYAFRDTDHAAALFALAEPGNIYSRIMNPTNDVVEQRLAALEGGVAALLVASGQAATTYALLNVAESGDHVVASPSLYGGTYNLFTQTLPKLGVQVSFVSDPDDLEEWRAAIQPNTKAFFGETIANPRNDVLDVPGVAEVAHAAGIPLIVDNTVATPFLIQPLALGADVVVHSATKYLGGTGTTIAGAVVDGGTFDWTSGRFPGFTTPDPSYNGVVFADLGAPAYALKMRVQLLRDMGAALSPFNAWLINQGLQTLSLRMERHVANAQQVAEFLSAREDVESVAYAGLPSSPWFDRAQKLLPKGAGAVLAFEIAGGVEAGKRFVNALQLHSHVANIGDVRSLVIHPASTTHAQLSPEEQLSAGVTPGLVRLAVGIEGIEDILGDLRTGFEAAAQA; from the coding sequence ATGAGCGACCCCACGACTTCCGATCCCGCTGCTTCCTGGAGCTTCGAGACCAAGCAGATCCACGCGGGCCAGGCCCCCGACCCCACCACCGGGGCCGTCGCGCTGCCGATCTACCAGACCACCGCCTACGCCTTCCGCGACACCGACCACGCGGCGGCGCTGTTCGCCCTGGCCGAGCCGGGCAACATCTACAGCCGCATCATGAACCCCACCAACGACGTGGTGGAGCAGCGGCTGGCCGCCCTCGAGGGCGGTGTGGCCGCGCTGCTCGTGGCCTCCGGCCAGGCCGCCACCACCTACGCGCTGCTCAACGTCGCCGAGTCCGGTGACCACGTGGTGGCCAGCCCGAGCCTCTACGGCGGCACCTACAACCTGTTCACCCAGACGCTGCCCAAGCTCGGCGTGCAGGTGTCCTTCGTCAGCGACCCGGACGACCTCGAGGAGTGGCGGGCCGCCATCCAGCCCAACACCAAGGCGTTCTTCGGCGAGACCATCGCCAACCCGCGCAACGACGTCCTCGACGTCCCCGGCGTGGCCGAGGTCGCCCACGCCGCGGGCATCCCGCTGATCGTGGACAACACCGTCGCCACCCCGTTCCTGATCCAGCCGCTGGCCCTGGGCGCCGACGTGGTGGTGCACTCGGCCACCAAGTACCTGGGCGGCACCGGCACCACCATCGCCGGCGCGGTCGTGGACGGCGGCACGTTCGACTGGACCAGCGGCCGCTTCCCCGGCTTCACCACCCCCGACCCCAGCTACAACGGCGTGGTCTTCGCCGACCTGGGCGCCCCGGCCTACGCGCTGAAGATGCGCGTGCAGCTGCTGCGCGACATGGGTGCAGCGCTGTCGCCGTTCAACGCCTGGCTGATCAACCAGGGCCTGCAGACGCTGAGCCTGCGCATGGAGCGGCACGTGGCCAACGCCCAGCAGGTGGCCGAGTTCCTCTCCGCCCGCGAGGACGTGGAGTCGGTGGCCTACGCCGGCCTGCCCAGCTCACCGTGGTTCGACCGTGCCCAGAAGCTGCTGCCCAAGGGTGCCGGCGCGGTGCTGGCCTTCGAGATCGCCGGTGGCGTGGAGGCGGGCAAGCGCTTCGTCAACGCGCTGCAGCTGCACAGCCACGTGGCCAACATCGGCGACGTCCGCTCGCTGGTCATCCACCCGGCCTCCACCACGCACGCCCAGCTCTCCCCGGAGGAGCAGCTCTCCGCAGGCGTCACGCCGGGCCTGGTGCGCCTGGCGGTCGGCATCGAAGGTATCGAGGACATCCTGGGTGACCTGCGGACCGGGTTCGAAGCAGCAGCACAGGCGTGA
- a CDS encoding homoserine O-acetyltransferase has translation MTTVDLGPLTLESGVELAEVTVALQSWGTLNATASNAVLVLHALTGDSHVTGPVSPEHPSPGWWSGLVGPGAALDTDEWCVIAPNVLGGCRGTTGPSSLAPDGKAWGSRFPAITIRDQVAMEAALADRLGVPRFAAVMGGSMGGMRALEWVVGHPDRVGAALVLATGARATADQIGTQSAQILAITSDPDWQGGDYHGTGRSPRTGLGLARRIAHLSYRAEHELDSRFANLPQEGEDPAEGGRYAVQSYLDHQAAKLVQRFDAGSYVRLTDSMNSYDVGRGRGGVAAALRGVRRPVVVGGIDSDRLYPLRLQAELAEGLPTCDRLRVITSEFGHDGFLLEADAVSELIQETLARSAD, from the coding sequence CTGACGACGGTCGACCTCGGCCCGCTGACGCTGGAGAGCGGCGTCGAGCTGGCCGAGGTGACCGTGGCCCTGCAGAGCTGGGGCACCCTGAACGCCACCGCCAGCAACGCCGTGCTGGTGCTGCACGCCCTCACCGGTGACTCCCACGTCACCGGCCCGGTCAGCCCGGAGCACCCCTCCCCCGGGTGGTGGAGCGGGTTGGTCGGCCCCGGCGCGGCGCTGGACACCGACGAGTGGTGCGTCATCGCCCCCAACGTGCTGGGCGGCTGCCGGGGCACCACCGGACCGTCCTCCCTCGCACCGGACGGCAAGGCGTGGGGCTCGCGCTTCCCCGCCATCACCATCCGCGACCAGGTGGCCATGGAGGCTGCCCTGGCCGACCGGCTGGGCGTCCCCCGCTTCGCCGCGGTGATGGGTGGCTCCATGGGGGGGATGCGCGCCCTGGAGTGGGTGGTGGGCCACCCCGACCGGGTGGGCGCGGCGCTGGTGCTGGCCACCGGGGCACGGGCCACCGCCGACCAGATCGGCACCCAGTCCGCCCAGATCCTGGCCATCACCTCCGACCCGGACTGGCAGGGCGGGGACTACCACGGCACCGGCCGCAGCCCGCGCACCGGCCTGGGCCTGGCCCGGCGCATCGCGCACCTCAGCTACCGCGCCGAGCACGAGCTGGACAGCCGCTTCGCCAACCTGCCCCAGGAGGGGGAGGACCCCGCCGAGGGTGGGCGCTACGCGGTGCAGAGCTACCTCGACCACCAGGCCGCCAAGCTGGTGCAGCGCTTCGACGCCGGCAGCTACGTGCGGCTGACCGACTCGATGAACTCCTACGACGTGGGTCGCGGCCGGGGTGGGGTGGCCGCGGCGCTGCGCGGCGTGCGCCGACCGGTGGTGGTCGGCGGCATCGACTCCGACCGGCTCTACCCGCTGCGGCTGCAGGCCGAGCTGGCCGAGGGGCTGCCCACCTGCGACCGGCTGCGGGTGATCACCTCGGAGTTCGGCCACGACGGGTTCCTGCTGGAGGCCGATGCGGTCAGCGAGCTCATCCAGGAGACCCTGGCGCGCTCCGCGGACTAG
- a CDS encoding DUF3017 domain-containing protein — MALAARLRTLHWPFVTVVLMVLVAGGFVLTDRWRRGAIVLGAAMLVGAALRAVLRDDQVGLLAVRQRPVDVLTYAAFGVAVLALAGSIDALGTV, encoded by the coding sequence ATGGCGCTCGCGGCGCGGCTGCGCACCCTGCACTGGCCGTTCGTGACCGTGGTGCTGATGGTGCTGGTCGCCGGCGGATTCGTGCTCACCGACCGCTGGCGCCGCGGCGCCATCGTGCTGGGTGCGGCCATGCTGGTGGGCGCCGCGCTGCGGGCCGTGCTGCGCGACGACCAGGTGGGCCTGCTGGCGGTGCGCCAGCGCCCGGTGGACGTGCTCACCTACGCGGCGTTCGGCGTGGCCGTGCTCGCCCTGGCCGGCTCGATCGATGCGCTGGGCACGGTCTAG
- a CDS encoding bifunctional methylenetetrahydrofolate dehydrogenase/methenyltetrahydrofolate cyclohydrolase produces MTATLLDGKTTRDAIYADLQTRVQGLIEAGITPGLGTVLVGDDPGSHAYVKGKHADCARVGITSLRRDLPADVSQEQLLETVEELNANPECTGYIVQLPLPRHLDEVRTLERMDPLKDADGLHPVNLGRLVLGEPAPLPCTPRGIVALLRRYDVPIDGAKVVVVGRGITVGRPLGLLLTRRTENATVTLCHTGTRDLAAEVSRADIVVAAAGVPGLVTADMVRPGAAVLDVGVTRTEAGLVGDVAKDVAEVANFLSPNPGGVGLMTRAMLLVNVVERAEAILASQRG; encoded by the coding sequence GTGACGGCAACCCTTCTGGACGGCAAGACCACCCGCGACGCGATCTACGCGGACCTGCAGACCCGGGTGCAGGGGCTCATCGAGGCGGGCATCACCCCCGGGCTGGGGACCGTGCTCGTGGGCGACGACCCGGGTTCGCACGCCTACGTCAAGGGCAAGCACGCCGACTGCGCGCGGGTGGGCATCACCTCCCTGCGCCGGGACCTGCCCGCCGACGTCAGCCAGGAGCAGCTGCTGGAGACGGTGGAGGAGCTCAACGCCAACCCCGAGTGCACCGGCTACATCGTGCAGCTGCCGCTGCCCCGGCACCTCGACGAGGTGCGCACGCTGGAGCGGATGGACCCGCTCAAGGACGCCGACGGCCTGCACCCGGTGAACCTCGGCCGGCTGGTGCTCGGCGAGCCCGCCCCGCTGCCGTGCACCCCGCGCGGCATCGTGGCGCTGCTGCGCCGCTACGACGTGCCGATCGACGGCGCCAAGGTGGTGGTGGTCGGGCGCGGCATCACCGTCGGCCGTCCGCTGGGGCTGCTGCTCACCCGGCGCACCGAGAACGCCACCGTCACCCTGTGCCACACCGGAACCCGCGACCTGGCCGCAGAGGTCTCCCGTGCCGACATCGTGGTGGCGGCCGCCGGGGTGCCCGGGCTGGTCACCGCGGACATGGTCCGCCCCGGCGCGGCGGTGCTGGACGTGGGGGTCACTCGCACCGAGGCCGGCCTGGTGGGTGACGTCGCCAAGGACGTGGCCGAGGTCGCCAACTTCCTCTCGCCCAACCCCGGCGGCGTGGGCCTGATGACCCGCGCCATGCTGCTGGTCAACGTGGTCGAGCGGGCCGAGGCGATCCTGGCCTCGCAGCGCGGCTGA
- a CDS encoding pentapeptide repeat-containing protein, which yields MAAGPNDETSAHDEQDGAELIGESLADTVLANEHWTRRSYTDCSFVDADLSGLRTENVTFTGCDFTGADLRDSVHLGSAFRSCNFTRASLYHSTFRFCTLMGSVFERARLRPLVLEEVDLSLTSLGQADLRGVDLTAARLREANLVGTDLRKAVLRGADLSGARTSGARLEEADLRGARVDADLWVGARLTGVQVEPVQALSFAAAHGLRVDLQQ from the coding sequence GTGGCCGCTGGGCCGAACGACGAGACGTCCGCGCACGACGAGCAGGATGGCGCCGAGCTCATCGGGGAGAGCCTCGCGGACACGGTGCTGGCCAACGAGCACTGGACCCGGCGCAGCTACACCGACTGCAGCTTCGTCGACGCCGACCTCAGCGGGTTGCGCACCGAGAACGTCACCTTCACCGGCTGTGACTTCACCGGCGCCGACCTGCGCGACTCCGTGCACCTGGGCTCGGCCTTCCGGTCGTGCAACTTCACCCGGGCAAGCCTGTACCACAGTACTTTTCGCTTCTGCACCCTGATGGGCTCGGTGTTCGAGCGGGCCCGGCTGCGGCCGCTGGTGCTCGAGGAGGTCGACCTGTCGCTGACCTCGCTGGGCCAGGCGGACCTGCGCGGGGTGGACCTCACGGCCGCGCGGCTGCGGGAGGCCAACCTGGTGGGCACCGACCTGCGCAAGGCGGTGCTGCGGGGCGCCGACCTCAGCGGGGCGCGCACCTCGGGTGCCCGGCTGGAGGAGGCCGACCTGCGCGGCGCGCGGGTGGATGCCGACCTCTGGGTGGGGGCACGGCTCACCGGGGTGCAGGTGGAGCCCGTGCAGGCGCTGTCCTTCGCCGCTGCACACGGCCTGCGCGTCGACCTGCAGCAGTAG
- a CDS encoding ice-binding family protein encodes MSTHRRPSTRPALRYGGAAVAALVTVATAGLLLANAGTAQAAATVVPLNTAADFAVLAGSGITNTGASTIVGDVGSSPTPAQTGFVACPGAADCVELTGTNHRVANAETGRAKADLRTAYTNAAGQGPTTEVPTELAGQKLVAGVYGSASGTFGMTGTLVLDGANKPGSVFIFQTDSTLITGGTGNVSLINGAQACNVFWQVGSAATLGAGSTFRGTIMAHDDISVKDGVTVEGRLLAGQQASGAGAVTLINDTITVPSCAVTPPTSTVPPTSTVPPSSTVPPTSSAGPTTTTAPTTTVTPTTTAAPTASTLPTPSATPTTSAAPTTVTPAPTTGATPTSPGGGAAPAPGTSAGGTIAPPGTSSGSNSGDSGSMTTGSATSTRMGGGNQVSQVPVGSVDAGDGSAR; translated from the coding sequence ATGAGCACACACAGGCGACCCTCGACCCGACCCGCACTGCGCTACGGCGGTGCCGCCGTCGCAGCACTGGTCACGGTGGCCACCGCCGGGCTGCTGCTGGCCAACGCCGGCACCGCCCAGGCCGCAGCCACCGTGGTCCCCCTCAACACAGCGGCGGACTTCGCGGTCCTTGCCGGCTCGGGCATCACCAACACCGGCGCGAGCACCATCGTCGGGGACGTGGGGTCCTCGCCCACCCCCGCCCAGACCGGTTTCGTCGCCTGCCCCGGGGCCGCCGACTGCGTCGAGCTCACGGGCACCAACCATCGCGTCGCCAACGCGGAGACCGGCCGGGCCAAGGCCGACCTGAGGACCGCCTACACCAACGCCGCCGGGCAGGGCCCCACCACCGAGGTGCCCACCGAGCTGGCCGGGCAGAAGCTGGTCGCCGGGGTCTACGGCTCGGCGTCGGGCACCTTCGGCATGACCGGCACGCTGGTCCTGGACGGCGCGAACAAGCCCGGCTCGGTGTTCATCTTCCAGACCGACAGCACGCTGATCACCGGCGGCACCGGCAACGTCTCCCTGATCAACGGGGCACAGGCCTGCAACGTCTTCTGGCAGGTGGGCAGCGCCGCCACCCTGGGCGCCGGCTCCACCTTCCGCGGCACGATCATGGCGCACGACGACATCTCGGTGAAGGACGGCGTGACGGTGGAGGGACGGCTGCTGGCCGGCCAGCAGGCCTCCGGCGCGGGGGCAGTGACGCTGATCAACGACACCATCACCGTGCCCAGCTGTGCGGTGACGCCACCGACGAGCACCGTGCCCCCGACGAGCACCGTCCCGCCGTCGAGCACCGTCCCGCCGACCTCCAGCGCCGGCCCGACCACCACGACTGCACCCACCACCACCGTGACGCCCACCACCACTGCTGCCCCCACAGCCAGCACGCTCCCGACTCCCAGCGCGACCCCCACCACCAGCGCGGCGCCCACCACCGTGACGCCGGCGCCCACGACTGGCGCCACCCCGACATCTCCTGGGGGTGGCGCCGCTCCTGCTCCGGGCACCAGCGCGGGCGGCACCATCGCCCCTCCGGGTACCAGCAGCGGCAGCAACAGCGGCGACTCCGGGTCGATGACGACCGGCTCGGCGACCTCCACGCGAATGGGCGGAGGCAACCAGGTCAGCCAGGTGCCGGTCGGGTCCGTCGACGCCGGGGACGGCAGCGCCCGCTGA
- a CDS encoding class F sortase produces the protein MAVTGTLTAGSRALDDATPAPAAATVTLPVPTTPTPSAPAATVAPALLLDRSAPVRLQIPSIGVDSALMDLGLQPDGTMQVPPTGFPAGWYTGAPTPGEQGPAVLAGHVDWAGSPGVFHELRSVRPGAEVAISRADGTVATFRVSQVEQHDKDAFPTGLVYGNLDRAGLRLITCGGSFDEQASSYRDNIVVFADLVAVAPAG, from the coding sequence GTGGCGGTCACCGGCACGCTCACCGCGGGCAGCCGGGCGCTCGACGACGCCACCCCGGCCCCCGCTGCGGCCACGGTCACCCTGCCCGTGCCCACCACGCCCACCCCCAGCGCACCCGCTGCCACCGTGGCTCCGGCGCTGCTGCTGGACCGGTCGGCCCCGGTGCGGCTGCAGATCCCCTCGATCGGGGTGGACTCGGCGCTGATGGACCTCGGCCTGCAGCCCGACGGCACCATGCAGGTGCCCCCCACCGGCTTCCCGGCCGGTTGGTACACCGGCGCCCCCACCCCAGGTGAGCAGGGCCCCGCCGTGCTGGCCGGGCACGTGGACTGGGCGGGCAGTCCAGGGGTCTTCCACGAGCTGCGGTCGGTGCGGCCCGGCGCGGAGGTCGCGATCTCCCGCGCCGACGGCACCGTGGCGACGTTCCGGGTCAGCCAGGTGGAGCAGCACGACAAGGACGCCTTCCCCACCGGTCTCGTCTACGGCAACCTCGATCGAGCCGGGCTCCGGCTGATCACCTGCGGCGGCTCGTTCGACGAGCAGGCGAGCAGCTACCGGGACAACATCGTGGTGTTCGCCGACCTCGTCGCCGTCGCCCCTGCCGGCTGA